In Homo sapiens chromosome 19 genomic scaffold, GRCh38.p14 alternate locus group ALT_REF_LOCI_13 HSCHR19KIR_G248_A_HAP_CTG3_1, a single window of DNA contains:
- the KIR2DL1 gene encoding killer cell immunoglobulin-like receptor 2DL1 precursor, producing the protein MSLLVVSMACVGFFLLQGAWPHEGVHRKPSLLAHPGRLVKSEETVILQCWSDVMFEHFLLHREGMFNDTLRLIGEHHDGVSKANFSISRMTQDLAGTYRCYGSVTHSPYQVSAPSDPLDIVIIGLYEKPSLSAQLGPTVLAGENVTLSCSSRSSYDMYHLSREGEAHERRLPAGPKVNGTFQADFPLGPATHGGTYRCFGSFHDSPYEWSKSSDPLLVSVTGNPSNSWPSPTEPSSKTGNPRHLHILIGTSVVIILFILLFFLLHRWCSNKKNAAVMDQESAGNRTANSEDSDEQDPQEVTYTQLNHCVFTQRKITRPSQRPKTPPTDIIVYTELPNAESRSKVVSCP; encoded by the exons ATGTCGCTCTTGGTCGTCAGCATGGCGTGTGTTG GGTTCTTCTTGCTGCAGGGGGCCTGGCCACATGAGG GAGTCCACAGAAAACCTTCCCTCCTGGCCCACCCAGGTCGCCTGGTGAAATCAGAAGAGACAGTCATCCTGCAGTGTTGGTCAGATGTCATGTTTGAACACTTCCTTCTGCACAGAGAGGGGATGTTTAACGACACTTTGCGCCTCATTGGAGAACACCATGATGGGGTCTCCAAGGCCAACTTCTCCATCAGTCGCATGACGCAAGACCTGGCAGGGACCTACAGATGCTACGGTTCTGTTACTCACTCCCCCTATCAGGTGTCAGCTCCCAGTGACCCTCTGGACATCGTGATCATAG GTCTATATGAGAAACCTTCTCTCTCAGCCCAGCTGGGCCCCACGGTTCTGGCAGGAGAGAATGTGACCTTGTCCTGCAGCTCCCGGAGCTCCTATGACATGTACCATCTATCCAGGGAAGGGGAGGCCCATGAACGTAGGCTCCCTGCAGGGCCCAAGGTCAACGGAACATTCCAGGCTGACTTTCCTCTGGGCCCTGCCACCCACGGAGGGACCTACAGATGCTTCGGCTCTTTCCATGACTCTCCATACGAGTGGTCAAAGTCAAGTGACCCACTGCTTGTTTCTGTCACAG GAAACCCTTCAAATAGTTGGCCTTCACCCACTGAACCAAGCTCCAAAACCG GTAACCCCCGACACCTGCACATTCTGATTGGGACCTCAGTGGTCATCatcctcttcatcctcctcttctttctccttcatcgCTGGTGCTCCAACAAAAAAA ATGCTGCGGTAATGGACCAAGAGTCTGCAGGAAACAGAACAGCGAATAGCGAG GACTCTGATGAACAAGACCCTCAGGAGGTGACATACACACAGTTGAATCACTGCGTTTTCACACAGAGAAAAATCACTCGCCCTTCTCAGAGGCCCAAGACACCCCCAACAGATATCATCGTGTACACGGAACTTCCAAATGCTGAGTCCAGATCCAAAGTTGTCTCCTGCCCATGA